One Actinoplanes missouriensis 431 DNA segment encodes these proteins:
- a CDS encoding DUF5941 domain-containing protein, with protein MTLALLYSPAGTALPESEAAQLAAELDAALRAAGASSVVRLASVPVHAGAAGSPSASINQQHGVARLRELVHQARTSGEQLLICPDNLVAHPSLLWMLATEPAGRSTVLVMADAAGDLKEDRGRIVPATPGSGTARFLGAMCVAPADLPLLEKAADRPDLLAALLDDGLVPIATRPRTLRAQQVRTPAELVSARAAVAAVDEDAARLRLAVKEQDDFFTTYAVSSWSPIVTRAAARLGLTPTAVTGLSVLFAGAAALAFWQASRPLMILGGILLYLGFVLDCVDGQLARYTRNFDAFGGWLDTMADRAKEYAVYAGLAAGAERIGLPYAWPLAIAAIVLQTARHMTDTWYGALHDEAAARPVQQATAGVGARLTAASVAAQSQRGSLIYWGKKIVVFPIGERWALMSVLAAVTNGRIALAAVVGFGLLAAAYTLALRSLRALSMRVSVLDTVDTMRHRDDGPLVRAVLSRVGAGRPLALAALFTGYALAAVLVFLTLDPSRYPWLLAVVAVPVVLSGFPARTRHGGALDWLVPAALRAAEYLVVVAVGLYGSVPPAVVFLLLFTLALRHYDLTARMEKGAPASGAGGAVLGWDGRALLLALAALLGFATAGTAVLAVLVLASFTVTAVRDWHASRAR; from the coding sequence GTGACGTTGGCCCTTCTCTACTCCCCGGCCGGAACCGCCCTTCCGGAGAGTGAGGCGGCCCAGCTCGCCGCGGAACTCGACGCCGCGCTGCGGGCAGCCGGCGCGTCCTCGGTCGTGCGGCTCGCTTCCGTGCCGGTGCACGCCGGCGCAGCGGGCTCCCCGTCCGCCTCGATCAACCAGCAGCATGGGGTCGCCCGGCTGCGGGAGCTGGTCCACCAGGCGCGCACCTCCGGTGAGCAACTGCTGATCTGCCCGGACAACCTGGTCGCACACCCCAGCCTGCTGTGGATGCTCGCCACCGAGCCGGCCGGCCGCAGCACCGTGCTGGTGATGGCCGACGCCGCCGGCGACCTCAAGGAGGACCGCGGGCGGATCGTGCCCGCCACGCCCGGCTCCGGGACCGCCCGCTTCCTCGGCGCGATGTGCGTCGCCCCCGCCGACCTGCCGCTGCTGGAGAAGGCCGCCGACCGGCCCGACCTGCTCGCCGCGCTGCTCGACGACGGCCTGGTCCCGATCGCCACCCGGCCCCGGACGCTGCGGGCCCAGCAGGTGCGCACCCCCGCCGAGCTGGTCTCGGCACGGGCGGCGGTCGCTGCGGTGGACGAGGACGCGGCTCGCCTCCGGCTCGCCGTCAAGGAACAGGACGACTTCTTCACGACGTACGCGGTGAGCAGCTGGTCGCCGATCGTCACCCGGGCAGCCGCCCGGCTGGGTCTGACCCCGACCGCGGTGACCGGGCTCTCGGTGCTGTTCGCGGGCGCCGCGGCCCTGGCGTTCTGGCAGGCGTCCCGGCCGCTGATGATCCTCGGCGGGATCCTGCTCTACCTCGGGTTCGTGCTCGACTGCGTGGACGGCCAGCTCGCCCGCTACACCCGGAACTTCGACGCGTTCGGCGGCTGGCTCGACACAATGGCCGACCGCGCCAAGGAGTACGCGGTCTACGCCGGTCTCGCGGCCGGGGCGGAACGGATCGGTCTGCCGTACGCCTGGCCCCTCGCCATCGCCGCGATCGTCCTGCAGACCGCCCGGCACATGACCGACACCTGGTACGGCGCCCTGCACGACGAGGCGGCCGCCCGGCCCGTCCAGCAGGCCACGGCCGGTGTCGGCGCCCGCCTCACCGCGGCCTCGGTCGCGGCGCAGAGCCAGCGCGGCTCACTGATCTACTGGGGCAAGAAGATCGTCGTCTTCCCGATCGGCGAACGCTGGGCCCTGATGTCCGTGCTGGCCGCGGTCACCAACGGCCGGATCGCGCTCGCCGCGGTGGTCGGGTTCGGTCTGCTCGCCGCCGCGTACACGCTGGCGCTGCGCTCGCTGCGGGCACTCTCCATGCGGGTCTCGGTGCTGGACACGGTCGACACGATGCGCCACCGCGACGACGGTCCGCTGGTGCGAGCCGTCCTCAGCCGGGTCGGCGCGGGACGCCCGCTTGCGCTTGCCGCGCTTTTCACCGGGTACGCCTTGGCTGCCGTCCTGGTGTTCCTCACCCTCGACCCGTCCCGCTATCCATGGCTGCTCGCCGTCGTGGCCGTCCCGGTCGTGCTCAGCGGCTTCCCGGCCCGCACCCGGCACGGCGGCGCCCTGGACTGGCTGGTGCCGGCCGCCCTGCGCGCCGCGGAGTACCTGGTCGTGGTCGCCGTCGGCCTCTACGGCTCGGTGCCGCCCGCGGTGGTGTTCCTGCTGCTGTTCACGCTCGCGCTGCGGCACTACGACCTGACCGCGCGGATGGAGAAGGGCGCCCCGGCGAGTGGGGCCGGTGGTGCGGTGCTCGGCTGGGACGGGCGGGCGCTGCTGCTGGCGCTGGCGGCCCTGCTGGGCTTCGCGACGGCGGGGACGGCGGTGCTGGCGGTGCTGGTGCTGGCGTCGTTCACCGTCACGGCAGTCCGAGACTGGCACGCAAGCCGCGCCCGCTGA
- a CDS encoding HAD family hydrolase has translation MLGLPSQVNVCLFDLDGVLTQTALVHNAAWKQTFDSFLESWSARHGVPFVPFDSGADYHQYVDGRQRADGVRTFLASRGITLPEGTPDDTGDQETVNGVGNRKNVLVLQKIKEGAVQVYPGSVEYLKAAKAAGLRRAVVSASANCKDVLEAAGIADLLEVRVDGLVAREQGLPGKPAPDTFLYAAKLLGVEPEHCAVYEDALAGVAAGRAGGFGIVIGVDRVGQAEALRTNGADVVVTDLAELLTDN, from the coding sequence GTGCTCGGACTTCCTTCACAGGTGAACGTTTGCCTTTTCGATCTTGATGGCGTGCTGACGCAGACCGCGCTGGTGCACAACGCGGCGTGGAAACAGACGTTCGACTCGTTCTTGGAATCGTGGTCGGCCCGTCACGGTGTGCCATTCGTGCCGTTCGATTCAGGCGCCGATTATCACCAATATGTGGACGGCCGCCAGCGCGCCGACGGGGTGCGCACCTTCCTGGCCTCCCGGGGCATCACCCTGCCCGAGGGCACTCCTGACGACACCGGAGACCAGGAGACGGTCAACGGCGTCGGCAACCGCAAGAACGTGCTCGTGCTGCAGAAGATCAAGGAAGGCGCCGTCCAGGTCTACCCCGGATCGGTGGAGTACCTGAAGGCGGCCAAGGCGGCCGGGCTCCGGCGTGCGGTCGTCTCGGCGAGCGCCAACTGCAAGGACGTGCTGGAGGCCGCCGGCATCGCCGATCTCCTGGAGGTCCGGGTGGACGGCCTGGTCGCCCGGGAGCAGGGCCTGCCGGGCAAGCCCGCGCCGGACACCTTCCTGTACGCGGCGAAGCTGCTCGGCGTGGAGCCGGAGCACTGTGCCGTCTACGAGGACGCGCTGGCCGGTGTGGCGGCGGGACGGGCCGGCGGCTTCGGCATCGTCATCGGCGTCGACCGGGTGGGCCAGGCCGAGGCGCTGCGCACCAACGGCGCGGACGTGGTCGTGACCGACCTCGCCGAGCTCCTTACCGACAACTGA
- a CDS encoding ABC transporter ATP-binding protein: MSTVALKNVTKIWPDGTYAVDNLDLEVNDGEFMVLLGPSGCGKSTVLRMIAGLEDPTEGDLLLNGEPVLDLPPRERSIAMVFQDFALYPHMTVGENIGFPLKLSGVEPSPRQERVDAIAGALGIGEVLGRRPSQLSGGQRQRVAMGRAIVRRPGLFLMDEPLSNLDSGLRAELRAEISSMTRELGVTTMYVTHDQAEALTMADRVAIMRKGVLQDVGTPTEVYRRPATLYVAAFLGSPRMNLLEASVYVHLDQYIVLNFGDQNLYMPWNDPRSRAVMRYHGERIVVGIRAEALTPVAPDTQGHVLQGRIRYLEHHGHESLAFLDVGATAIVVDEMSNPVHTQPPVEGALKRIGGALQRLTRPGPVEIDPRPTGRVSVLNDPGRHHRKPAELSVRLAPYPAVGPGHPLAISVRMEALHFFDERGDRIDVGWR; the protein is encoded by the coding sequence GTGTCCACCGTCGCGCTCAAGAACGTCACCAAGATCTGGCCAGATGGCACCTATGCCGTCGACAACCTCGATCTCGAGGTCAACGACGGTGAGTTCATGGTGCTGCTCGGGCCCTCCGGTTGCGGGAAGTCGACCGTGCTCCGGATGATCGCCGGGCTGGAGGACCCCACCGAGGGGGACCTCCTGCTGAACGGCGAGCCGGTGCTCGATCTTCCGCCGCGGGAGCGCAGCATCGCGATGGTGTTTCAGGATTTTGCGCTCTATCCGCACATGACCGTGGGCGAGAACATCGGCTTCCCCCTGAAGCTGTCCGGCGTCGAGCCGTCCCCGCGGCAGGAGCGGGTGGACGCCATCGCCGGCGCGCTCGGCATCGGCGAGGTGCTCGGCCGGCGGCCCAGCCAGCTTTCCGGCGGGCAGCGGCAGCGGGTCGCGATGGGGCGGGCGATCGTGCGCCGCCCTGGGCTGTTCCTGATGGACGAGCCGCTTTCCAACCTGGACAGCGGGCTGCGCGCCGAACTGCGCGCGGAGATCTCCAGCATGACCCGGGAGCTGGGCGTCACGACCATGTACGTGACGCACGACCAGGCCGAGGCGCTCACCATGGCGGACCGTGTCGCGATCATGCGCAAGGGCGTGCTCCAGGACGTCGGCACGCCCACCGAGGTCTACCGCCGCCCGGCCACGCTCTACGTCGCGGCGTTCCTCGGCTCGCCCCGGATGAACCTGCTCGAGGCGTCCGTCTACGTCCACCTCGATCAGTACATCGTGCTCAACTTCGGCGACCAGAACCTCTACATGCCGTGGAACGACCCGCGGTCGCGCGCGGTGATGCGCTACCACGGCGAGCGCATCGTCGTCGGGATCCGGGCGGAGGCGCTCACCCCGGTCGCGCCGGACACCCAGGGGCACGTCCTGCAGGGCCGGATCCGCTATCTGGAGCACCACGGGCACGAGTCGCTGGCGTTCCTGGACGTCGGCGCGACGGCGATCGTGGTCGACGAGATGAGCAACCCGGTGCACACCCAGCCGCCGGTCGAGGGCGCGCTCAAGCGGATCGGCGGCGCGCTGCAGCGTCTGACACGCCCGGGACCCGTCGAGATCGATCCTCGGCCCACCGGACGGGTGAGTGTGCTCAACGACCCCGGCCGGCACCATCGGAAGCCGGCCGAGCTGTCGGTGCGGCTGGCGCCGTATCCGGCGGTGGGACCTGGGCATCCGCTGGCCATTTCGGTACGGATGGAAGCACTCCACTTCTTCGACGAGCGAGGTGACCGGATTGATGTCGGTTGGCGCTGA
- a CDS encoding ATP-binding protein gives MPRATGRPQRVGCTTVEDRIGQSVRSAPEREPRADGVRQPAGPLLLDRAFGQEDITVLRHEVTSRLVPLPLSADRRHGYILAVNEVITNVVLHAGGNGRLVLRVEDGSVWCVVTDSGPGIPGGYLDEPQAPEAFEVGGRGLWLAHQLCDDVTTATGPIGTSIGLRISLDGTPDSR, from the coding sequence ATGCCCCGTGCCACCGGTCGGCCACAGCGCGTAGGCTGCACGACGGTGGAGGACAGGATCGGCCAGAGCGTGCGTTCGGCTCCGGAGCGGGAGCCGAGGGCCGATGGTGTCCGCCAACCGGCCGGTCCGCTGCTCCTCGATCGTGCTTTCGGCCAGGAGGACATCACCGTTCTCCGGCACGAGGTGACCTCCCGGCTCGTCCCGCTCCCCTTGAGTGCCGATCGCCGGCATGGGTACATCCTGGCCGTCAACGAGGTCATCACCAACGTCGTGCTGCACGCGGGCGGCAACGGCCGGCTGGTGCTGCGCGTCGAGGACGGTTCGGTGTGGTGCGTCGTGACCGACTCCGGCCCGGGCATTCCCGGTGGTTACCTGGACGAGCCGCAGGCGCCGGAGGCCTTCGAGGTCGGCGGGCGCGGCCTGTGGCTGGCGCACCAGTTGTGCGACGACGTGACGACCGCGACCGGGCCTATCGGTACCTCGATCGGATTGCGCATCTCCTTGGATGGCACGCCGGATTCCCGATGA